The segment AAGGCCGCACAGTCCTTTCCAAGCCTTTTAAGGCACTGCTCCTCATGCTGGGTAAGATTCTCTCCCTGAGTTACATGAGCAGCAAAGCGCTGCAGAAGGTGGCGGAAGTGGTAGGTGTCTTTGACGGTCTTGCTGGGCACAGGGGCCTTGAAGACACCTCCCTTAATGGTTGCACTCAACAAGCTCAGGCCCATTTTGTTGATGATTTTGTTCCCTGGAATCACAAGCAGTGTCAACCATAAAATGATCAAGTCATACTATGAAGCTGATATGGTAGTTTAACACCTGAGAACTCTGTAAATGGGTTTTGGTCGTTGTGTTGTTGTGCCCAGTACCAGGCATGGCCACCAATCAACAGGCCTCCCCCCTCTGCTACAAAGTCTTGGATCTCATCTGCATATTTGTCATTATATGCTGAGCCCACAAACACACTCAGGTCTTTCCGGAAGTCTGTCTCCTCACACTTGAAGCCAGAATCCCTGAAAAGTTTGAGGTCGTCACGTCTCAGAATGCCAATAGTGCCATGTCGGTCTTTGGTCAACCAGTGAATTGCGTTGTTCCAAAATGGAGCCAGCTCCTGTGATAAAATTGGCAGATTAGCACACAATAATGAGCGAAGTGCACAGTCTTCTTAGCACATTGTCTCTAACGTAAAATTACCTCTCTTTGCAGATACTGTTCGTGGCTCACAACAATGACACGCCCCAGTCCATAATAAGAGGCGGCCAAAAATGTCCGTTTGTCGTCTGCCATTGCAACAGGGAAGGCAAGCTGGCCATGAACAAGAATCTCAGAAGCAATCTGATTACCAGAGAGGTCAAACTCGGATATTCCATGCAGTAAGAACTCTAGGTCTTCCTCAAAATCCTTACCGATACTGTATTTAAAAAGATAAGAAGAGGGAGATTCACTGTCATTGTTGCAGATTAATGAAAAGGGGTTTCACAGCAGATTAGAAGAAAGAAAACTAACTACTAACACTGCAAAActataaaactaaaaaaaaaaacttttggagaGCTGAGACCACCGCCAGGCTCTACTTCTATTAGTAGAATTCCTGAATATGGTCGGTGATCTGAATCAGCCCCAAAATATAATCACTTGTACCCTAAcacatttctgacatttcctgaaagttgaatcaaaatccatccataacTGTTTGAGTTTTCAACAGCAGAATGACACTAACGGGGTGAAGCCCTTTGTCAGTCATCCAGTCTTTATCTCTGTGTTTGGAGGCGGGGCCACAAGAATccatactagggttgtacagtacagCGGTACTAATAAATTACTggggtactaatgaattaaaaaatgtaccatgctgcctttgaaaaataccatgTTTGATGATTCCACTGGCCTGAACACCGTAGGGTGGAAGAAACTCTATCCATCTAATTACGCATATCCAAagttgggtcgtgggggcagaagcctaagcagagaagcccagacttccctttccccagagACTTTGTACAGTTCTTTCCGGAGGATCCTGAGGCTTTCCAAGGCCAACCGGGAGATATAGTCTCTTCATCGTgtactgggtcttccctgtggtatTCTACCAGTCGGAcggcaaattgagagcttttcctcaCGGCCCAGCTTCTTTTTCACCACGACGGACAGATGcagggtccgcatcactgcagatgCTCCACTGATCCGGCTGTCGATgccacaatccactcttccctcacttgttaACAAGatcctgaggtacttgaactcctccactcctcCTTGGGACAGGATCTTCTCCCCAACCAGGGGATGGAATTCCACcattttacgggcgagaaccatggactcggacttggaataGCTGATTTTCATCACAGCAGCTTCCCACTCAGCTGCGAAcccatccagtgagagctgaagatcttggccagatgaagccagcagggccacatcatccgcaaaaagcagagacctaattctgcagccaccaaaccggatcccctcatcACCCTGAATGCACCAAGAAATTTTGTCTATAAAAGTTGTAAACAGAATGTGACAAAcggcctcacttctcatctgctgcattgttttgatcaggaaacatggaatttccgcgattttgaccatgaaaattatcaaaatatagaggaaccacaccaaaatcacatagaaatcataaaccaaaagagaaatattaaaacttgttttattttattactttgttttggaacattcaTGATTAAGCCatctggtggcaggtgaggcactgcctcgcttgcctcccctgacagcacgtcagtGAAAACATGTCATCATGAAGTTCACCAAGAAAAAACAAAGGGGCCTTTCTGAGGCAGCAAGTCAAACTGTAGAAACATATGTCGACATCAATGAGAATCTGACCAAACATCGCGGAGTAGTCAAGCGACTTGAGGAAAcaagggacatccatccatccattttctaccgcttattcccttttggggatgcggggggcgctggcgcctatcttagctacgatcgggcggaaggcacctcatcgcagggccgaaacAATTCAGAGCAATTAGAGCACCAACTGTAAAATCGACATCACGTTAGAATAAAAGACAGGAAGACGCCAAAGTACTTGTAATTAAAGACATTAAGGAACAGGACAAATACCAAAGATGACCTCATCTCCACTACAAGGAAAATAAAAGACACAACTCATATAGACTTGTTACATCTGAAGCCAGCAACTACAAAAATAACAGATTATGACAGATTCTACAATATTAGGTAACACACAACATTCATTAACTACCACCcaaaagttaagtattttttttccaacaccTTCCCTTCTTTCAAACAGGGAGTCAACTTAATGAAAACATGTAAAAGTTATGCTGTGAAATACGTGGCGAAGGAGTAGGACTAAATACAATCATAGTTTGCTCTTTACATCTTCCTAATCCTTTTCAGACGTGTTGAAATGTGTAATGTAACTTGGTAAACATGTCTGAAACAATAAAATTATAACCCTAACATTTTGAGTTATATTGTATTGTTGTTACCCAACAAACAAACCCACACAAACAGACGTgacaaatgtgtaaaataaaaattgcaaacaTACACTACAATCAATAATAACAGAATGTACTTACACAACACTCATCCAGGAAGATGGAATCTGAGGGTACACAGGCAGACATTCAGCCTCCCCCGGATGTTCAGAAAAGTAAATCCCGGCCACACCAGAAAGTTTATTCCCTCCAAACTGAAACAGAGTGTTTTCCTTTGGGTGATTTGCAGCCCAATGCCACGCTTGCCCTCCGATCAACACTCCCCCACCATTTTTCAGGAAAGCCACCAGGTCCGTTACATCTGTACCAAGGCTGTAGGCATCTGTTACATACACACCGGCATTCGAATTCTTTTGGAATGCCCCGACAACTCTGGTTTGGAAACTGGATCTGGTGAGATAATCAACCACTGCTTTAACGCTTGTGTGGACGTCCACTGACAGGTTCTCTGATCTCTCTCCTCTGAGCCAGGTCAGTGCATTTTCTACAAGAGCAGCAAATGTTGTCAGGTAGGTCTCATGACCCAAGACCACAATCCTTCCGGAACCAAACTGAGAGGCGGCCATCAGGACCTGGCCTTGGTTGTTCATAACCAAAGGAAAGGCATGGTCTCCTGTCAGAATCAGGTTAGAGGGCACAGAAGGGCCACAAAGGTCCACCTCATTCAAACCTCTCATCAGAGCCAAATAGGCACCCTGCTGGTGATATTGTGCTGGCTGCCTCGACATGGTGAAGAATAATCTTGGAAATTTAGTGctgggataaaaaaaaacaatgtcctGTAAAAATACAATAAAGGTGGTTATGTTTCAGTTATAAAGAACATACTACAACAGACCTAACACACTCACCGATCTCAACTACATTAACAAGTAAAATTgatgtttaaaagaaaaaattgcatggtaatatatatatatatatattttttttttttaccagatctAGCAGTTGAAGTCAAAGAAACGGAGAGATATGATGCAGTAGGCAGGTCTATTCCAAACTATATAACACAACAGAGGTGTGGCAGGTCAGAACAGCCTATTGAAATGCCTTCAAAAGAACCCCTAATTAACCCAGTAGATTACAGATACCATTTCTCACAGGATTGTTGAGTAACATCATTTACACGAAGACCTAAAACTTGCTAATCAGGTCTTTCAGTTTAAACAGTGAAAGTCAAGGAACTCTTGCAATTTCCCTAACAGAATACAAATAATGCATTCTCAAGCTGTAAAAATGCaagttttgcaaaaaataaccttTGCTACATTAACCTCATAGAAATAAACACAATTTGTAAAGCAACATGACGTCTgcttaaaatgtaattttctccattttcttctttttttttttttttttaaatgacacattGGCGTGTGGACGCAACAGAACTCAAACAGCTAGACTTTGGAAATTTGGGTAAGAGTGAAATGGTATCTCGATTCTTCCTTATATCTTGCATATATGGAACATTTGGACAAATAATCTTTGATGTCTCAAAGCATTTGTATGCATGCACAACACTGAACGCTTTTAGTATGTATAATCGCTGTGTGAAATTATTTTATGGAATTTAAACAACGTGCAAATATGAGTCCACACCCATATTCACTCATAATTAGCAAAGCACAAAGATGACAAACTAGCAAAACCCTACTTAAGCCCTATTTAGTtttggttttcccgaaattatTTATAGATTTCCGCATTTttaatacataaacatacatctaGCAGGAAATGGTTTCACTGTTGTCTTTAGCTCACCATAAAACTTGACTAATATATACCttagcaacatccatccatcgcagggccaacacagatagacagacaacaattaaAGTGAATTTACATCAAAACAATCTTGTAAACGCAGTCGCTTTACTTGCTTAGTTTCTGGTAGGACTCCCGGAACAGTTTATTCGGAATATTTAATCTGAACACGTTTCCGGATGACCGTATTATTGTGAGGGACCGACGGTGTTGGAAATGAAGTCGTGGTTGTTTTATTGAAATAACTGTTTTTTCAAAGTTGATACAATTATTGTCACCGTGTGGTGGTGTTCAACAACTCTTACACACTTGTATTCATTGTTTATTGAAGGAGTTTACGTCGAGGTTGCTGCCCAGATGTCGTGCGTGTTGGTTAGTGGTTCTGGAGCCCGGGTCTCTCTGGAGGACGGACGAGCAGTTGTGTTGGGTCGGGGTCCAGACACCGCAGTCGCCGATAAAAAGTGCTCCAGACACCAAGGTCAATTTTATACTTTTCACTAATTCCATTCATTTTTGTGTGTAACTCTTACTAATtcgtatttaatttttatattgtctttatttaaaTGTGACCATATTTATGTATTCGTTTTCCTTTAACAGTGCACACGTaataactttttaaatttttgttcactGGTATTTCGTTCTTTTAGTACCCTTTCCTGTCAACAGTGGCCGTCGGgttcaaaccttttttttcttgGCATCCCTCATGTCAGctgatcaggggtctcagacacgcggctcgAGGgcaaattgcggcccgcgagacgttattttgcggcccccaccttaatatgaaagtttaatgttagtgcgtccCGCACGTTTTATATTCAGTGGCTTTTAATCTGGGTTCAATCGAACACTcagggttcggtgagtcgcccATAGGgtttcggcggagcctccgccgctgaggtctagacacacccaactcatcatgtaaataaatACTTCTCcctatggatacccccaaaaaatgttccctctaattttccatctgatttgcaggtgtgtaaattgttgtgagttcatgcaatgtttgtgttgttccttgaacaaggtgatgttcatgcacgattcattttgtgtgctattaaaaaaacatacctttgtcttgaatttgaaaaaaaaatatatatatatatatatatttatttttcactaaagaagggttcggttaaggcacatatgaaactggtggggttcggtacctccaacaaggttaagaaccactgttttgtatgaatgctgcttgacagcgttgtgtgtggagctgaaggaatctaccaatcacagtgTGGTATGTGGCGCTCGAAGGCCAAACATTGATATCACTCACGTGATGTAAGGAGacaaacgttttgccgcttttccaccagacctgcacgcgctcttcctcccttGCTAGCCCTCCTGctcgctctctcgctctctctagCTTTCTgtctcgcccccccccccccgcgccgCTGTAAACAGTCTGGGCCAGGGAGATGAGCGGTTctgtagcttccgaagcactccgccgaaagaccgagcgacaatacaaaactgtggtgcactggacccaacgctgatactccgacagagttgctgggcgaatcggacgtgtaacacgttagtcttgatgttagcccgttcgggacTAATTGTGCTACCATAATTGTAAACATCACGGCGaggcccccccccctcccctctcccgttagctccagacagagacaattgttgttatttgggtccaaaatggctatttcaacgttctgggttgcctacccctgtgttagtggaaaagcggcaaatgagtgaaagcgactgaaacgttgccatggagacgagggttttcttatgtgcctggctgcagtcacactgcgacacctgtctgtcggtaataacagtccccgataagctggaccaattcaaaccgttatttttattttttttattgtttaatttgccttgcctcacattacttaattcttATTTTGTTCATtcatatttagattttattttgtgttgaaaataaaaataaagacagcctcacccagactttgCATCCAgtagcccccaggtaaattgagtttgagacccctggtcttgaTGGAGGGACTTCTGATAGTTCAGGCTAAATTAAGTGCGGCTAAATTTGTTGACTCAAATTGCTTTATATAAAAGCTGTAACTAACTACTTGTATACCACGTCACGTCACAAGTattgtttttaaattatatacTATCAAATTGAAGCATGATTGACACACGTGTTTATTTGTGGCTGTAACACTGTAACTTTTGTTTCCCCAACAGTGAAGGTGGTGGCATGCTTTGCAGACCAGCATGTGGTTGTCACTCAGGTATTGAGACAAACATCAAAACCCTAACAATCTTTTGTCTCCTACTTTTCACTTTTATTCACCGTAACTTTGGGATgatttaaagcagtgtttttcaaccttttttgagccaacgcacagtttgcgttgaaaaaatccagaggcacaccaccagcagaaatcataaaaataaaaaaaaaactcagttgacagtaaaaaatcgttgtcgcaattgttggatatgattttcaaaagggacaagctgtagaaaatggatggatggatggactttaaaccagaaccaagcatgcatcactatagctcttgtctcaaagtaggtgtactgtcacgacctgtcacatcacgccgtgacttattttgagtttattgctgtttacctgtgtgtagtgttttagttcttgtcttgcgctcctattttggtggctttttctcctttttttggtattttgcgagatttcctgcatctactttgttttagcaatcaagaatatttcagttgtttttatccttctttgtggggacattgtcgattgtcatgtcatgttcggatgtacattgtggacgccgtctttgctccactgtaagtcttagctgttgtccagcattctgtttttgtttactttgtagacagttcagttttagtttcgttctgcatagccttcccgaagcttcaatgccttttctgagGGGCacacactttttgtttatttttggtttaagcattagacacctttttacctgcactctgcctcccgctgtttccgacatctacaaagcaattaactacctgctgccacatactgatatggaagctctagacagcaccgacactcaacagcaACACTTAAATTGCAGATTATAGCacatgacaagcggtagaaaatgaatggatggatggaattactggtttgcaaaaaaaatatttttaacccaaataggtgaaattagataatctcccatggcCCACCAGaccgtatctcacggcacactagtgtgccgctgcacagtggttgaaaaacactgatttaaagGACGCCTGTCTAGTAAGATTAAAtcccaaaaaaacattaaattgctaattggcttcacggtggaagaggggttagtgcgtctgcctcacaatacgaagttcctgtagtcctgggtttaaatccaggctcggcatctttctgtgtggagtttgcatgttctccccgtgaatgcgtgggttccctccgggtactccggcttcctcccacttccaaaaacatgcacctggggataggttgattggcaacactaaattggccctagtgtttgaatgtgagtgtgaatgttgtctgtcgatctgtgttggccctgcgatgaggtggcgacttgtccagggtgtaccccaccttccgcccgattgtagctgagacatgcgccagcgaccccaaagggaataagcggtagaaaatggatggatggatgctaattGTCTTTGTTGGATTTAAATACATGATGACACAGTTGCTAATGTTCCAATTTACTGTTTTTCATTGAGTATTTGAATTTTTTGACAGCCCTATCCTTAAGACGGTCTGTGAATGTAGCTTGTCGTTACAATGTCGTACAGTAGATTGCATTGTTACGCTGCTTTCAACACACCTCATGTGCACCTggcctgccagagaataagaagacacagCAGGATGGATCAGTGTCTGTGTCTCTATTTTTATGACTGGTCTAATATTTATTATGATACAGTAATTGCATAAATGCTTTATTCTTTTCTTTCCCAGCTGGGTCCCAATCCCAGTTTCCTGGAGGGTGAAAAGCTAGGTCGTGGCCAGTCTGGGAAACTCAGTCATGGTGGCACTATCTACCTCGTCAACCAGGAATATCCATTTCAAGTTTACTTTACCCCAAGCTCAGACATAGGTGCTTCCAGTGCTGCACATAAAGGGCATAgagatacaaacaaaacaaaaggcgGCAAAAACGGGAGTCAAAAGCAAGCACCTTGGAGTCCGCCAAAGCGCAGTATCAAAGATTTCTTTGCTAAATCTCCTGTGAAGGTAAGGACTTTCTGTACTGGTTACAATTATGTCTGCAGTGATTGTTTTCAAATCAAACCAATTTACATTTCTGTCTAGTTGTCAAAAAGGCCGTTGAGCTCAGAGAGGGAGAGCCCTGATGCCAAGCGCTCCAGAGGAGATGAGGCGTCCTCAGATAGCTGGAATAAAGAGGCAGAGGAGGAAGATGAGAAGCTTGTAGAGGAAAAGCTCAGGCAGCTTAAGAAATTGGCAGAAAAGTCTAAGAGCTGTGACAACAGTACCCAGCCGGCATCTTCGTGGTCGTCGTCTTCCTCCGCCTGCGTTAAGAGTGTGTGGCAGCAGATTGGCAACCTCATGCTCTATACGGCTGCTGGCGTTAGAGCAAGTGACAAGGTGGGGTTGAATACACTGACCTATAACATTTATCAATTAAACATTAACATTTAGTTCATACAAATAATTCcaacattaccgtattttccgcactataaggcgcacctgaaaacctaaaattttctcataagctgacagtgcgccttatagtccggggcgccttatatatggaccaatattgagccacaatatatatggaccaatattgagccacaacaggtctcacaactacggtaagcagctgcCGATTTCATTTTTTCCCGtaggagaagaagcgcgcggtgcatgttGGATTATATGACTGCATCGTTTTATTTCCATTTGTGCGTTtaaatgtaaagaccccaaaatggctcctattgagagacatgatttcaggaaagcaggaattgtcacttaACTGCTAgataacagcagcgacactgactccattaacgacgtctcgaaatGTGCAAAGCAAtagcaatatatcaataacttaatgttgctcaaacgataatgtcacacaacacacaaaataaacatgtaaagctcactttattaagttattcctcatccacgaatccctcaaattattattcttcagtgtccgaattcaacatgccacaagaggtctcgcaactacggtaagcagccgccaaccttattttcccccgtagaagacgTGCGCGGTGcctgctgggatatatgactacgggaggcgtgccgtttctgacGCAGAGtataaactcaaggcgatcagtcataCAGTAGAACACAGGAATAGAGCAGCGGCGAGAGAATTTAACaataacagcagcgacactgactcgtttaatgacgacttcgacgagacagGCATGTTGGAtccgcccaactgtttgattcgaacactgaagaagaagaattcgagggattcgtggatgaggaataacttaataaagtgagctttacatgtttattttgtgtgttgtgttgtgtgacatttacatttgagcaacgttgagttattgatatattattgctttgcactatttcgagtgttactatattgtgattgcactaacgtttgatttaccgtaacagtatcagactgctGCGatgagcgccccccgcgaccccgaaagggaataagcggtagaaaatggatggatggatggagtatcagactgttttttacgcgtttattgaatcggggaaaataataaaacatccattttgggagtgaacggagttgtcagaacgctggtttgtaatctattaataaagtttgactgacctatctgactgttttgttgacattccctttagcggagctccatctaaaggatgcataacgtaaccccagcctctactgtagcatctactctatgcaccttataatgcagtgcgccttatacatgAACAACATtctaaaataggccattcattgaaggtgcgccttataatccggtgcgccttatagtgtggaaaatacggtaattagaatagatttttcccctccatttttgGTTAAcatgtttttgtcataaaaaagtatTTGGCCTTCTACCATCGAAAAGCACTCATTTTGTCTTGTTTGTTTAGTTACTAAAATAaactttgtatatatattttatttatttatttattttttattttttattttaacttgcTTTTTGAAATTTGCTAATTAGGAAAACTTGATGATTACGGCCCACCCATCACTCCACAAATAGATTGCAGTTCTATCGGAAGCACTGCTGTAATTCCATCTGGAGGACTTTTTATTTACTCAGTTTTATAAACCATTTTTCACAATACAGAAACATACAGTGTTATTaatgtttataatatatatattctatactGTCAGCCTCTTGTTAGGCGTAACATTTTTGTCTCAGTATATCTGCACTTTCATTTTAAACCCCACCGTGTAGATGCTATGTATCTTGCAGAGGCATGTGGTGATATCACATATCCTACGAAGGATAAATACAGTTGCTTTGTGACTTTGTAAAGGCCTGGTGTACTGTATATGACAGAAACGGTCACTAATATTGGAGAAATTAAGAATTTtgtattttcttattaaaaaagaGTAAATATTTATCTAGCAGGTTAGTTGCAATACCTCTGCCATGTCATGTTTCTTCTCTAGATTGCTGGCTTTGACATAGATGGCTGCATCATCACCACAAAGTCTGGCAAAGTTTTTCCAACAGCACCGGATGACTGGAAGTATGTGAACAACCCTCAAGCTGCAGCTAGAAAGGTTTCTTGTGCAAACCCATCATATTTTTTTGTGTCACAAACAGGATTCTCTACCCTGAGATTCAGCCTCGGCTTGCCAGCTTGATGAAAAAAGGATACAAGGTAAGAAAGAGCAAAACAATATTTTACATTGCAGCATTGTATCCTAAGGTTTGGTTTCTTAGTCTCCTCTTTCCCCTTCTGCAGGTGGTGTTCTTTACCAACCAGATGGGAATCGCTCGAGGAAAACTGAGACCAGAAGTCTTCAAATCGAAAGTGGAAGACATCCTTGCCACACTGCAGCTACCGGTGCAAGTGAGTTTTgagtctaaaacaggggtgcccacactttttctgcaggcgagctacttttcaatggaccaactcgaggggatctacctcatttatatatatcatttatatttatttatttatgaaagagacatttttgtaaacaagttaaatgtgtttaatgataatacaagcatgtgtaacacatatagatgtctttctttcacaaagacaagaatataagttggtgtattacctgattctgaggacttgcattgattggaatcagacagtaatgatgataacgcccacattttcaaatggaggagaaaaaaagttgtcctttctgtacaataccacatgaaagtggttggtttttggcatctaatccatccagcttccatacactttacaagaaaaacattggcggcaaattccgtagcttgcttgattgacattctcggcacccgagggtcttgtgagatgacgctggctgctgccagttcattattatgaaaaaatgacagagaggaaggcgagaaacactttttgtttcaacagactctcgcgccgtaccttctgtcaaaactctaaaggccgactgcacatttcctatcttcacaataaaagccctgcttcatgctgcctgcgctaactaaatacagggcttttattgtgaagataggaaatgtgcagtcggcctttagagttttgacagaaggtacggcgcgagagtctgttgaaataaaaagtgtttctcgccttcctctcggtcatattttcataataatgatcttgcagcagccagcgtcatctcacaagaccctccggtaccgtgaatgtcatttaagtgacgtcttggtgaagattgatgatcactaatttttaggtctattttttttaaaagcctggctggagatcgactgacacaccccccgcggtcgactggtagctcgcgatcgacgtaatgggcacccctggtctaaaatgaGTGAAATGCAAGCATATCAATATAATGGAACCCACTTATTCAGTCCCGTTTcaccattttatttttataattattattcataaatagaaagGACTATCTGAAGTTGACGTAAACATACATGCACGACCCCTTTTCCTCATCATTAAGTCTGAGACCCAAGTTGGTTTATTCAGGGAATCTTTGCAAAAACGTGGAAGTCCGTTTTTTAAAGCCCCTAAGAACTTTtggttttggttgattttggctgCGCCAGTAGAC is part of the Nerophis ophidion isolate RoL-2023_Sa linkage group LG13, RoL_Noph_v1.0, whole genome shotgun sequence genome and harbors:
- the pnkp gene encoding bifunctional polynucleotide phosphatase/kinase isoform X2, with the translated sequence MTHWRVDATELKQLDFGNLGVYVEVAAQMSCVLVSGSGARVSLEDGRAVVLGRGPDTAVADKKCSRHQVKVVACFADQHVVVTQLGPNPSFLEGEKLGRGQSGKLSHGGTIYLVNQEYPFQVYFTPSSDIGASSAAHKGHRDTNKTKGGKNGSQKQAPWSPPKRSIKDFFAKSPVKLSKRPLSSERESPDAKRSRGDEASSDSWNKEAEEEDEKLVEEKLRQLKKLAEKSKSCDNSTQPASSWSSSSSACVKSVWQQIGNLMLYTAAGVRASDKIAGFDIDGCIITTKSGKVFPTAPDDWKILYPEIQPRLASLMKKGYKVVFFTNQMGIARGKLRPEVFKSKVEDILATLQLPVQVFIAAGPGIYRKPTMGMWNHLCEKANDGVPVDNTQSFYVGDAAGRPENWAPGKKKKDFSCSDRLFALNLGLQFHTPEEYFLGWKSAPYSLPQFDPRKLDSTAQLYDPPSASLTSNQTEVIVAVGFPASGKSTFFHAHIIPKGYVYVNRDTLGSWQSCVAACERALKEGRSVAVDNTNPDTESRKRYLDVAKAAGVTCRCFLFSATIEQAKHNNRFREMTPSDSKHMKVNDMIFQSYKTCSPLKLYTWTNSATFPGGHMERLLVS
- the pnkp gene encoding bifunctional polynucleotide phosphatase/kinase isoform X3, whose product is MTHWRVDATELKQLDFGNLVKVVACFADQHVVVTQLGPNPSFLEGEKLGRGQSGKLSHGGTIYLVNQEYPFQVYFTPSSDIGASSAAHKGHRDTNKTKGGKNGSQKQAPWSPPKRSIKDFFAKSPVKLSKRPLSSERESPDAKRSRGDEASSDSWNKEAEEEDEKLVEEKLRQLKKLAEKSKSCDNSTQPASSWSSSSSACVKSVWQQIGNLMLYTAAGVRASDKIAGFDIDGCIITTKSGKVFPTAPDDWKILYPEIQPRLASLMKKGYKVVFFTNQMGIARGKLRPEVFKSKVEDILATLQLPVQVFIAAGPGIYRKPTMGMWNHLCEKANDGVPVDNTQSFYVGDAAGRPENWAPGKKKKDFSCSDRLFALNLGLQFHTPEEYFLGWKSAPYSLPQFDPRKLDSTAQLYDPPSASLTSNQTEVIVAVGFPASGKSTFFHAHIIPKGYVYVNRDTLGSWQSCVAACERALKEGRSVAVDNTNPDTESRKRYLDVAKAAGVTCRCFLFSATIEQAKHNNRFREMTPSDSKHMKVNDMIFQSYKKHFVAPALSEGFSEILSIHFVPSFKDSQSERLFRQFTEG
- the pnkp gene encoding bifunctional polynucleotide phosphatase/kinase isoform X1, with protein sequence MTHWRVDATELKQLDFGNLGVYVEVAAQMSCVLVSGSGARVSLEDGRAVVLGRGPDTAVADKKCSRHQVKVVACFADQHVVVTQLGPNPSFLEGEKLGRGQSGKLSHGGTIYLVNQEYPFQVYFTPSSDIGASSAAHKGHRDTNKTKGGKNGSQKQAPWSPPKRSIKDFFAKSPVKLSKRPLSSERESPDAKRSRGDEASSDSWNKEAEEEDEKLVEEKLRQLKKLAEKSKSCDNSTQPASSWSSSSSACVKSVWQQIGNLMLYTAAGVRASDKIAGFDIDGCIITTKSGKVFPTAPDDWKILYPEIQPRLASLMKKGYKVVFFTNQMGIARGKLRPEVFKSKVEDILATLQLPVQVFIAAGPGIYRKPTMGMWNHLCEKANDGVPVDNTQSFYVGDAAGRPENWAPGKKKKDFSCSDRLFALNLGLQFHTPEEYFLGWKSAPYSLPQFDPRKLDSTAQLYDPPSASLTSNQTEVIVAVGFPASGKSTFFHAHIIPKGYVYVNRDTLGSWQSCVAACERALKEGRSVAVDNTNPDTESRKRYLDVAKAAGVTCRCFLFSATIEQAKHNNRFREMTPSDSKHMKVNDMIFQSYKKHFVAPALSEGFSEILSIHFVPSFKDSQSERLFRQFTEG